The following are encoded in a window of Primulina eburnea isolate SZY01 chromosome 4, ASM2296580v1, whole genome shotgun sequence genomic DNA:
- the LOC140829341 gene encoding ornithine transcarbamylase, chloroplastic: MAAAAISCHLYSVTSPDAVSVSSASSISFTVRSLYPPSGVFVPSPAISRGISCQSLFSAPSSVDGKAKESLKDFLHIRDFDKDTILKILDRAREVKSMIKSGDRTYLPFKGKTMAMIFAKPSMRTRVSFETGFYLLGGHALYLGPDDIQMGKREETRDVARVLSRYNDIIMARVFAHQDIIDLAKYSSVPVVNGLTDYNHPCQIMADALTIIEHVGHLEGTKVVYVGDGNNIVHSWLMLASVIPFHFVCACPKGFEPDARTTKNAIKAGISKIEITSDPKEAVKGADVVYTDVWASMGQKEEAEYRRKVFQGFQVDEALMELAGPKAYFMHCLPAERGVEVTDGVVEAANSIVFPQAENRMHAQNAIMLHALGL, encoded by the exons ATGGCGGCGGCGGCCATTTCTTGCCACCTCTACTCCGTTACGTCGCCGGACGCAGTTTCAGTTTCTTCAGCGTCTTCGATCTCGTTCACTGTCCGATCTCTTTACCCACCATCCGGTGTCTTCGTTCCCTCACCGGCGATATCCCGAGGAATCTCGTGCCAGTCACTGTTTTCTGCTCCTTCCTCCGTCGATGGAAAAG CTAAAGAAAGTCTGAAGGATTTCCTTCACATCAGAGACTTTGACAAAGATACCATTTTAAAGATCTTAGATCGAGCCAGGGAGGTCAAGTCGATGATAAAATCCGGAGACAGGACATATCTTCCATTTAAAGGGAAGACAATGGCAATGATATTTGCTAAGCCATCCATGAGGACGAGAGTTTCATTCGAGACAGGATTTTATTTGCTTGGTGGGCATGCTCTATACCTGGGacctgatgatatccagatggGTAAACGGGAAGAAACTCGTGATGTTGCCCGCGTTCTTTCTCGCTATAATGATATCATTATGGCTCGAGTTTTCGCGCATCAG GACATTATAGATCTTGCTAAATACTCTTCTGTGCCCGTGGTCAATGGGCTGACCGACTACAACCATCCTTGTCAAATAATGGCTGATGCACTCACAATCATAGAACATGTTGGTCATCTGGAGGGAACTAAG GTTGTTTATGTAGGCGATGGAAACAATATTGTGCATTCTTGGTTGATGCTGGCATCAGTGATCCCTTTCCACTTTGTTTGCGCCTGCCCTAAAGGTTTCGAACCAGACGCCAGGACGACAAAAAATGCAATAAAAGCTGGAATCAGCAAAATCGAAATAACTAGTGACCCAAAAGAGGCAGTAAAGGGAGCTGATGTTGTCTATACAGATGTTTGGGCTAGCATGGGACAAAAGGAAGAAGCTGAATACCGCCGTAAAGTTTTCCAAGGATTCCAG GTGGATGAAGCCCTGATGGAATTGGCAGGTCCAAAAGCCTATTTTATGCATTGTCTACCTGCAGAAAGAGGGGTGGAGGTCACTGATGGCGTTGTCGAAGCTGCAAACTCCATCGTTTTTCCCCAAGCAGAGAACCGGATGCATGCGCAAAACGCAATCATGCTTCATGCTCTTGGGTTGTGA
- the LOC140829342 gene encoding uncharacterized protein yields the protein MVSDSIPSASIPMVSSNPKNFAKKKRVNRSAKLKQCKLDTRREQWLSQVKNKGTCKEELDSGAGKHGGPSVDTEKERDLMMEKMEINPRDGVESYGDGSLMQHYIQAGSSLSDSPASHASSLLGSNHSGTNFTASSRSCSSRSSRSSSSSSNGCDPEIMSDDGCLDDWEAVADALAETDKKPEHTPYSALDSLPFDNYGNSTFHLEITNQVIEISNANPESGRMGGQRPSVNFRAWRVDDALRPQCLPTLSKQYSFPLNSERHIALGASVWGCKNVGPVPTSCPICFEELDCTDSSFLPCLCGFRLCLFCHKRILEEDGRCPGCRKQYSHDQVEGEAMLDGGGLTYQLARSCSMITRS from the exons ATGGTTTCTGATTCCATCCCCAGCGCCTCTATCCCTATGGTCTCCTCAAACCCCAAAAATTTTGCCAAGAAAAAAAGG GTCAATCGTTCGGCGAAACTGAAGCAATGCAAGCTTGATACTCGTCGTGAGCAGTGGCTTTCCCAAG TAAAAAATAAGGGGACGTGCAAGGAGGAACTGGATAGTGGAGCAGGGAAACATGGGGGGCCATCTGTGGATACAGAGAAAGAGAGGGACTTGATGATGGAGAAAATGGAGATAAATCCAAGAGATGGTGTTGAGAGTTACGGGGATGGATCATTGATGCAGCATTACATCCAGGCTGGATCCTCCCTTTCAGACAGTCCTGCCAGTCATGCCAGTAGTTTATTGGGAAGTAATCATTCTGGGACCAACTTTACTGCAAGTAGCAGAAGCTGCAGCAGCAGAAGCAGTcgcagcagtagcagtagcagcaatgGATGTGATCCAGAAATCATGAGTGATGATGGGTGCTTGGATGATTGGGAGGCTGTAGCTGATGCATTGGCTGAAACTGATAAAAAGCCTGAGCATACCCCTTACTCAGCGTTGGATTCATTACCATTTGATAACTATGGAAATTCCACTTTTCATTTGGAAATAACAAACCAAGTGATTGAGATTTCAAATGCAAATCCAGAGAGTGGAAGAATGGGTGGGCAGAGGCCTTCAGTGAATTTCCGGGCTTGGAGGGTGGACGATGCTCTTCGGCCTCAATGCCTACCCACTTTATCAAAGCAGTATAGTTTCCCCTTGAATTCTGAGCGGCACATTGCCCTTGGAGCATCTGTTTGGGGATGTAAGAATGTTGGGCCAGTCCCCACATCATGCCCAATATGCTTTGAAGAGTTAGACTGCACAGACTCGAGTTTTCTCCCTTGTTTGTGTGGATTCAGGCTCTGCCTCTTTTGTCACAAGAGGATTCTGGAGGAAGATGGACGATGTCCAGGCTGCAGGAAGCAGTATTCCCATGACCAAGTTGAGGGAGAGGCTATGCTGGATGGAGGCGGTTTGACTTATCAATTGGCTCGTTCTTGTAGCATGATAACAAGGTCTTAA